A genome region from Chloroflexota bacterium includes the following:
- a CDS encoding SDR family oxidoreductase, protein MKSLEGKVAIVTGAGRGIGRSIALTLAGAGVHLALASRTAAELQAVREEIETGGGMAACFATDISQEDQVMRLISGVMEGFGRIDIVVNNAAIGTFGPLESTTTEDWDRVMAVNARGTFLVCREAIPYLRRQEGSFIININSAVGHKGYPNQSVYSASKHAVMGFSKALAQEVQGDGIRVHTISPGGVDTGLIGDARPDLDRSVLMQPQDIADIVLFLVTRKGNAVIDDIRVRRAASKPWG, encoded by the coding sequence ATGAAGTCACTTGAGGGAAAAGTTGCCATTGTAACTGGAGCGGGTCGCGGCATAGGCCGTAGTATCGCGCTGACGCTGGCTGGCGCGGGCGTTCATCTGGCCCTTGCGTCCAGGACCGCGGCCGAGCTTCAGGCTGTCCGGGAGGAAATCGAGACCGGTGGCGGAATGGCTGCCTGCTTTGCAACGGATATCAGCCAGGAGGATCAGGTAATGCGCCTGATATCCGGTGTCATGGAGGGTTTCGGGCGGATCGACATCGTGGTCAACAACGCGGCCATTGGGACCTTTGGTCCCCTCGAATCGACGACTACCGAAGATTGGGATCGGGTGATGGCGGTCAATGCCCGCGGCACCTTCCTGGTCTGCCGGGAGGCGATTCCTTATTTGCGCCGCCAGGAGGGGTCGTTCATCATCAACATCAATTCGGCGGTGGGACACAAGGGCTATCCGAACCAGTCGGTCTACAGCGCCTCGAAGCATGCCGTCATGGGGTTCTCCAAGGCCCTGGCGCAGGAGGTTCAGGGGGATGGCATCCGTGTCCACACGATTTCACCCGGCGGCGTTGATACCGGACTGATCGGGGATGCCAGACCAGACCTTGACCGCTCGGTGCTCATGCAGCCCCAGGATATCGCCGACATCGTGCTGTTCCTGGTAACACGAAAGGGCAACGCGGTGATCGACGACATCCGGGTTCGGCGAGCGGCCTCGAAGCCCTGGGGATAG
- a CDS encoding damage-control phosphatase ARMT1 family protein produces the protein MTQLPPLLMTCDPGSFARKTIVERKPQIIRQVGENNDYSAAVMQALAAFRDEIAGQAMQPLREQAPDVAAWNRELFKYTGKTWLEVPWYWAEVFFYRKLLEAVRYFQPGPWLARDPFACKKQQQTEAAIEQLAKSWTHLDDLAPELVFEALLHSSLWGNRADLSNFTVRQQASGGLATHAERQNILIDDTEAVRDLLSPGTRSVAFINDNVGLDVLFDLALADFLLTRGWTRQVVFHLKDYPFFVSDAMPEDIGLTLQLLQASPEETVSRFGDRLDQHLSSGQLELRDNPFWTSFHMFSRLEATPSLQTQLERADLVIIKGDVNYRRLLDDRHWPFTTAMRSIAGDFPAPFVALRTLKGEIMVGLPAGKAEELHSLDPGWLINGKRGVIHYMNTAVQE, from the coding sequence TTGACCCAGCTACCCCCGCTCCTCATGACCTGCGATCCCGGCTCTTTTGCGCGTAAGACCATCGTCGAGCGCAAGCCTCAGATCATTCGCCAGGTCGGTGAGAACAACGACTATTCCGCCGCCGTCATGCAGGCTTTGGCTGCCTTTCGCGATGAGATCGCCGGCCAAGCCATGCAACCTTTGCGCGAACAGGCGCCCGACGTGGCCGCGTGGAACCGGGAACTCTTTAAGTATACCGGGAAAACCTGGCTCGAGGTTCCCTGGTACTGGGCTGAGGTTTTTTTCTACCGCAAGCTCCTGGAGGCCGTGCGCTACTTCCAGCCAGGTCCATGGTTAGCCCGCGACCCTTTTGCCTGCAAGAAGCAGCAGCAAACTGAAGCCGCCATAGAACAACTGGCGAAGAGCTGGACTCATCTTGATGATCTGGCTCCGGAGTTGGTCTTTGAAGCCCTCCTGCACTCCAGCCTGTGGGGCAACCGGGCCGACCTGAGCAACTTCACCGTGCGCCAGCAGGCTTCCGGAGGCCTGGCCACCCACGCCGAGCGCCAGAACATTCTCATAGACGACACTGAAGCAGTCCGTGACTTGCTCTCACCCGGCACCAGGTCGGTGGCCTTCATCAACGACAACGTTGGCCTGGATGTATTGTTCGACCTGGCCCTGGCCGATTTCCTCTTGACCCGGGGCTGGACGCGCCAGGTCGTGTTCCACCTCAAGGACTACCCGTTCTTTGTCTCCGATGCCATGCCCGAGGACATAGGGCTGACCCTACAGCTTCTCCAGGCCTCCCCGGAAGAGACTGTCTCCCGGTTTGGCGATCGGCTGGACCAGCACCTGTCGTCCGGGCAGCTGGAATTGCGCGATAATCCCTTTTGGACCAGCTTCCACATGTTCAGCCGGCTGGAAGCCACCCCATCGCTTCAAACTCAGCTTGAGCGCGCCGATCTGGTAATCATAAAGGGAGATGTAAACTATCGGCGGTTGCTGGATGATCGCCACTGGCCGTTCACTACCGCCATGCGGTCGATCGCCGGAGATTTCCCCGCGCCCTTTGTGGCCCTTAGAACCTTGAAGGGCGAGATCATGGTCGGGCTTCCAGCGGGCAAGGCCGAGGAATTGCACAGTTTGGATCCTGGCTGGCTGATCAACGGAAAACGAGGTGTGATCCATTACATGAACACAGCCGTCCAGGAATAG
- a CDS encoding C-GCAxxG-C-C family protein — protein sequence MNQDSIMIERQWTDRAKQAYELGLEYEKTYHGCGQCTVAAVLDALDQFDESVFRAATGIAGGMGLMGDGPCGAYVGASMAFGLLSPRRREFFDGDRENKYGTYAMIQRLRERFLQHYGSFTCRGVQEHVIGRGFDLRDPQDRQAFEQAGAHEDKCPLVVAQAARWAVEIVAEQQITMPAVGTSDEERVE from the coding sequence ATGAACCAAGATAGTATCATGATCGAGAGGCAGTGGACAGATCGAGCAAAACAGGCCTACGAACTCGGTTTGGAATATGAGAAGACCTACCATGGCTGCGGCCAGTGTACCGTGGCCGCGGTCTTGGATGCCCTGGACCAGTTCGACGAGTCCGTTTTCCGGGCAGCCACCGGCATTGCGGGCGGCATGGGACTGATGGGCGATGGCCCATGCGGCGCGTACGTGGGTGCATCGATGGCTTTCGGACTTTTGTCCCCCCGTCGCCGAGAGTTCTTTGACGGCGATCGGGAGAATAAGTACGGCACCTATGCCATGATTCAGCGCCTGCGGGAGAGATTTTTGCAGCACTACGGTTCCTTTACCTGTCGAGGGGTCCAGGAACATGTGATCGGCAGAGGTTTCGATCTGCGCGATCCTCAGGACCGTCAGGCCTTTGAGCAGGCGGGCGCCCACGAGGACAAATGCCCACTTGTGGTCGCTCAGGCCGCCAGGTGGGCGGTGGAGATCGTGGCAGAACAGCAGATAACGATGCCGGCTGTTGGCACCAGTGACGAGGAGCGTGTCGAATGA
- the pfkB gene encoding 1-phosphofructokinase, whose translation MIQKTASSISIMIVTVTLNPVLDRTLTVAHIEFDEMTRATATRQDWGGKGFNVSRALLALGLESTAMAFVGGATGETLSKGLAALQIDTDFVPVQEETRTNVVIVDDSNGRYIKVNEPGPFIQPDELNTFVDRVRARVRPGDLWILAGSLPPGVPVDFYARLIQLIQSSGARTVLDASGEALQIGCTAHPYLVKPNAVEANEITGQFLHLPEDARMATELILDQGVELAALSMGADGLTLSSNKETFHARPPAVAIGNPTGAGDALVAGMTYALIYDLPLADVARWGVATGTAAAMSKGVGVGSLEEVEVLLPQIQVWPVTAISKVENHEPR comes from the coding sequence TTGATCCAAAAAACCGCCAGCAGTATCAGTATCATGATCGTCACCGTAACCCTGAATCCCGTGCTCGATCGCACACTTACCGTCGCTCACATCGAATTCGACGAGATGACCCGTGCCACCGCCACCCGTCAGGATTGGGGCGGCAAGGGCTTCAATGTCTCGCGGGCATTATTAGCCCTGGGATTGGAGAGCACTGCCATGGCCTTTGTGGGCGGCGCCACAGGCGAGACCCTTTCGAAGGGACTGGCGGCCTTGCAGATTGACACCGACTTTGTGCCGGTGCAGGAGGAAACCCGCACCAATGTGGTGATTGTCGATGACTCGAACGGGCGGTATATCAAGGTCAATGAGCCTGGTCCATTCATTCAGCCTGACGAGCTCAATACCTTTGTCGACCGGGTACGGGCTCGCGTGCGTCCCGGCGACCTCTGGATACTGGCAGGGAGCCTGCCTCCTGGCGTGCCGGTGGATTTCTATGCCCGGTTGATCCAACTGATCCAGTCCTCGGGTGCCAGAACAGTGCTGGATGCCAGCGGCGAGGCGCTTCAAATCGGCTGCACGGCCCATCCCTATCTGGTCAAGCCCAATGCCGTCGAGGCCAACGAGATAACAGGCCAGTTCCTCCATCTGCCCGAGGATGCCCGCATGGCAACTGAACTTATTCTGGACCAGGGCGTAGAACTGGCGGCCCTCTCAATGGGAGCCGACGGCCTGACGCTGTCATCAAACAAGGAGACATTCCATGCCAGGCCACCTGCGGTTGCGATTGGAAATCCCACCGGCGCTGGCGACGCGCTGGTCGCCGGCATGACCTACGCCCTGATCTACGACTTGCCCCTGGCGGATGTGGCGCGCTGGGGCGTGGCAACCGGTACGGCAGCAGCCATGTCCAAAGGGGTCGGCGTTGGCAGCCTGGAAGAGGTGGAGGTCCTTCTCCCGCAAATCCAGGTCTGGCCGGTGACAGCTATTAGCAAGGTTGAAAACCATGAACCAAGATAG
- a CDS encoding GNAT family N-acetyltransferase encodes MHAESKTTYTLEMQRPEDLRPKHPDTPGLQIERVAVKCPEYNKFLHTVVGHQWRWGGRSHWTKDDWYTFVNRDELETWVATFAGTPAGYFELEKHTEGDVEILTLGLLPQFIGQGLGGSLLTVAVQRAWQMGANKVWLRTCSHDHPNALRNYLARGLVIRQTKKGPVNRPFKSFWESMIPDC; translated from the coding sequence ATGCACGCCGAAAGCAAAACCACCTATACGCTGGAAATGCAGCGGCCGGAAGACCTGCGGCCGAAACATCCCGACACGCCTGGTTTACAGATTGAGCGTGTAGCAGTCAAGTGCCCCGAATACAACAAGTTCCTCCATACAGTGGTTGGCCACCAATGGCGCTGGGGAGGCCGTAGCCATTGGACCAAGGACGACTGGTACACCTTCGTGAACCGCGATGAACTGGAAACCTGGGTGGCGACCTTTGCCGGGACACCGGCCGGCTATTTCGAGCTGGAGAAACACACCGAGGGGGATGTCGAGATCCTCACTCTGGGCCTCTTGCCCCAGTTCATCGGCCAGGGTCTTGGCGGTTCACTGCTGACGGTGGCCGTCCAGCGTGCCTGGCAAATGGGCGCCAACAAGGTCTGGCTGAGGACCTGTAGCCATGATCATCCCAACGCCCTCCGGAATTACCTGGCCCGTGGCCTCGTGATCCGACAGACAAAAAAGGGACCAGTCAACCGCCCATTCAAGTCATTCTGGGAATCGATGATACCCGATTGTTGA